A region from the Variovorax paradoxus genome encodes:
- a CDS encoding Bug family tripartite tricarboxylate transporter substrate binding protein yields MTNSPFTRRHAMGALAALGGSALLPAAAQPGAYPNKPIELIVPFPPGGGTDALARTLAEATRKHLPQSLIIVNKAGASGGVGWAELVNARPDGYKIGIITVEITIIPHMGAVRFTSDDVMPIARLNADPATIAVRHDSPIRSIEELLAASKKAGAEGLKVGNAGPGSLGHLAAVMLSDKTGVPFTHVPYRGAGPALLDLTGGHVEALSLTPPDMAAFVADGKVRPLAVMGAQRIGSGWEQVPTLKERGIDVQVTGWRGLAAPRNTPPEVVTVLRQAFAKSMQEPALKETMHKLNLREGYLDQPEFRAVMAQDNAMYRALINKLNLKI; encoded by the coding sequence ATGACCAATTCGCCATTCACCCGCCGCCATGCCATGGGCGCCCTCGCGGCGCTCGGAGGCAGTGCCTTGCTGCCCGCTGCCGCACAACCTGGTGCTTATCCGAACAAGCCGATCGAGTTGATCGTGCCCTTCCCGCCGGGCGGCGGCACCGATGCGCTGGCGCGCACGCTGGCCGAGGCCACGCGCAAGCACCTGCCGCAGAGCCTGATCATCGTCAACAAGGCCGGCGCCAGCGGCGGCGTGGGCTGGGCCGAACTCGTGAACGCGCGGCCCGATGGCTACAAGATCGGCATCATCACGGTGGAGATCACGATCATTCCGCACATGGGCGCGGTGCGCTTCACCTCCGACGACGTGATGCCAATCGCCCGGCTCAACGCCGATCCGGCGACCATCGCCGTGCGCCACGACTCGCCCATCCGCAGCATCGAGGAACTGCTCGCGGCCAGCAAAAAGGCCGGCGCCGAAGGCTTGAAGGTCGGCAACGCCGGCCCCGGTTCGCTGGGCCACCTGGCCGCGGTGATGCTGTCCGACAAGACCGGCGTGCCCTTCACCCACGTGCCCTACCGCGGCGCCGGCCCGGCGCTGCTGGACCTGACGGGCGGCCACGTGGAGGCGCTGTCGCTCACGCCGCCGGACATGGCGGCCTTCGTGGCCGACGGCAAGGTGCGGCCGCTGGCCGTGATGGGCGCGCAGCGCATCGGCTCGGGCTGGGAACAGGTGCCGACGCTGAAGGAGCGCGGCATCGACGTGCAGGTCACGGGCTGGCGCGGCCTGGCGGCGCCCCGCAACACGCCGCCGGAAGTCGTCACCGTGCTGCGCCAGGCTTTCGCCAAGTCCATGCAGGAGCCGGCGCTGAAGGAAACCATGCACAAGCTCAACCTGCGGGAAGGCTATCTGGACCAGCCGGAGTTCCGCGCCGTGATGGCGCAGGACAACGCCATGTACCGCGCGCTGATCAACAAGCTCAACCTCAAGATCTGA
- a CDS encoding Bug family tripartite tricarboxylate transporter substrate binding protein, whose amino-acid sequence MTKRTTLRLLAATLLAGLNLGAAQAQPAAYPHQPLKWVVPYAPGGTTDVIARQLAQRMGQALGQPVIADNKPGAASIIGATFIARSAPDGYTVGTVDSGTLAFNPAMYASLSYNAEKDFSFIGGLGRMPLVLAVHPAFPAKNVQEFLALVRKSPGSVSSASSGPGSPLHVALELFKQQTKTDILHVAYKGSAPALQDLMAGQVNSMFVDLPPSLSMIKAGKLRVLAVATPQRLAILPDVPTMAEAGVPGYEAYAWQGLVGPAGLPAPVLERLNKELVTALKQPETRAKLEEIGIQPMPMAPQQFADFVRSEQKLWAGVIKAANIRLD is encoded by the coding sequence ATGACCAAGCGAACCACCCTCCGCCTGCTGGCGGCCACGCTGCTGGCCGGCCTCAACCTCGGCGCCGCGCAGGCGCAGCCCGCCGCCTATCCGCACCAGCCGCTGAAGTGGGTCGTGCCCTACGCGCCGGGCGGCACCACCGACGTGATCGCGCGCCAGCTCGCGCAGCGCATGGGGCAAGCGCTCGGCCAACCCGTCATCGCAGACAACAAGCCGGGCGCGGCCAGCATCATCGGCGCCACCTTCATCGCCCGCTCGGCGCCGGACGGCTACACGGTGGGCACGGTCGACTCGGGCACGCTGGCCTTCAACCCGGCGATGTACGCCAGCCTCAGCTACAACGCCGAGAAGGACTTCAGCTTCATCGGCGGCCTGGGCCGCATGCCGCTGGTGCTAGCCGTGCACCCCGCGTTCCCGGCAAAGAACGTGCAGGAGTTTCTGGCGCTGGTTCGCAAGTCGCCGGGCTCCGTGTCCTCGGCCTCGTCGGGGCCGGGCTCGCCGCTGCACGTGGCGCTCGAACTGTTCAAGCAGCAGACCAAGACCGACATCCTGCACGTGGCCTACAAGGGCTCGGCCCCCGCGCTGCAGGACCTGATGGCCGGCCAGGTGAATTCGATGTTCGTGGACCTGCCGCCCAGCCTGTCGATGATCAAGGCCGGCAAGCTCCGCGTGCTGGCTGTGGCCACGCCACAGCGCCTGGCCATCCTGCCGGACGTGCCCACGATGGCCGAGGCCGGCGTGCCGGGCTACGAAGCCTACGCATGGCAGGGCCTGGTCGGCCCGGCCGGGCTGCCGGCGCCGGTGCTGGAGCGGCTCAACAAGGAACTGGTGACTGCGCTCAAGCAGCCGGAGACGCGGGCCAAGCTCGAAGAGATCGGCATCCAGCCGATGCCGATGGCGCCGCAGCAGTTCGCCGATTTCGTGCGCAGCGAGCAGAAGCTGTGGGCCGGCGTGATCAAGGCCGCCAACATCCGGCTCGATTGA
- the iolB gene encoding 5-deoxy-glucuronate isomerase yields the protein MSLLVKAATTGRVIADVTPASAGWTHVGFKALRLAAGEEEALATGARELCITVLTGQVDVTVNAQRYSALGSRGSVFEDRSPTAVYVPPGREVRIVARGAAEVALSSAPARGLHPERVIEPAQMARSVRGQGSNTRHVCDILPQTEPAEGLLVVEVITPAGHASSYPPHKHDTAGDGETVLEETYYHQLNPAQGFAFQRVYTDDRSLDETMAVEHRDTVLVPRGYHPCVAPHGYDLYYLNTMAGPQRHWAFRNDPAHEWMLAPR from the coding sequence ATGAGCTTGCTGGTCAAGGCCGCGACTACAGGGCGCGTGATCGCGGATGTCACGCCTGCTTCGGCGGGATGGACGCATGTCGGCTTCAAGGCGTTGCGCCTGGCGGCCGGCGAGGAAGAGGCGCTGGCCACCGGCGCACGCGAGCTGTGCATCACGGTGCTCACTGGCCAGGTCGACGTGACGGTGAACGCGCAGCGCTACAGCGCGCTGGGCAGCCGGGGCTCGGTGTTCGAGGACCGCTCGCCTACGGCAGTCTATGTGCCGCCGGGGCGCGAAGTGCGCATCGTGGCGCGCGGCGCGGCCGAGGTGGCGCTGAGTTCCGCGCCGGCCCGCGGGCTGCACCCGGAGCGCGTGATCGAGCCCGCGCAGATGGCGCGCAGTGTGCGCGGGCAAGGCAGCAACACGCGCCACGTGTGCGACATCCTGCCGCAGACCGAGCCGGCCGAAGGCCTGCTGGTGGTGGAGGTCATCACGCCTGCCGGCCACGCGTCGAGCTACCCGCCGCACAAGCACGACACCGCGGGCGATGGCGAAACGGTGCTGGAAGAAACCTACTACCACCAGCTCAATCCGGCGCAGGGCTTCGCCTTTCAGCGCGTCTACACCGACGACCGCAGCCTGGACGAGACGATGGCCGTGGAGCACCGCGACACCGTGCTGGTGCCGCGCGGCTACCACCCCTGCGTGGCGCCGCACGGCTACGACCTGTACTACCTCAACACGATGGCCGGCCCGCAGCGGCACTGGGCCTTCCGCAACGACCCGGCGCACGAATGGATGCTGGCGCCGCGCTAG